From Schizosaccharomyces pombe strain 972h- genome assembly, chromosome: II, the proteins below share one genomic window:
- the slm9 gene encoding histone H3.3-H4 chaperone, HIR complex WD repeat subunit Hip2: protein MHIFVPKLLENHQFSSISSSKDFVAVSAETNVYILSKDFFYPKSSEKRIIQSLNGHKTTHLSFDSPISCIRFTYDGSCLAVATEAGTFLYHSEKWDKAFQVLSGPAYEVCWSQQGHILATSWKQISIYVKDEGLRTETIVKKTEHADSNHQPAVSIEESKEAVESTSQSSEISFKLIKVIEGHHTFVGGLAFDPMGQFLASQSFDHTLKVWKLSTFGVEKSIAKPFEQMPTGNRFLRLSWSPDGAHIASVNAVNEGAYVIAIVQRDTWTYDINLVGHQGPLECATFNPYLYEDPFQKSIIASAAHDGCVSIWNTACARPMAVIHELSCSSFVDLQWSTSGFELYGVSLDGNLMLLQFEESEFGEKMDTIHYPDDLSYFNSSRSKAHVNKNAAADRTTSPTQGQPESPSKSILLRPPPSIASSPESKRRKCPKKFVARPPVPHPTSLYSQIRIGCPYLKPKLVISKSFGTLIVKNHNQLSLLKCTFSNLDGNDCSWFSYLPNAIVLANGTSVFWAVATEDSSIYIYSPAGRLLLPPVVVAATPCFLECCGDFLCCIVSTGLLYIWNIKNFEAIHSPVSTLPLFHSNFSVSKIARGPSIEQFFVTKQGHPVAIMSDGNAFAFIRDSSSWLRVSEGWWMIGSQYWGPLASESNEESPLGFLERCTDEEIIKAGRGRFLQRLVKALMLRQGYDNYEMLVSIRHLENRLMSSAKLDLEYDFRENLILYAKKIAEEGMKDKMDELCKELLGPLRIPHNGIDTVKVGNRLWSPTIAGNNKRNLLKDIIIHTAKYRDMQRITSQYSDLLRRSALL from the coding sequence ATGCACATTTTTGTGCCTAAGTTATTAGAAAACCATCAATTTTCATCTATCTCTTCCTCAAAAGACTTCGTTGCAGTATCGGCTGAAACAAACGTCTATATATTATCAAAAGATTTTTTCTATCCAAAATCCTCTGAAAAACGTATCATCCAATCCCTTAATGGTCATAAAACCACTCATTTATCATTTGATTCTCCAATCTCATGCATCCGGTTCACCTATGATGGAAGCTGTTTGGCAGTAGCAACTGAGGCAGGAACATTTCTATACCATAGTGAGAAGTGGGATAAAGCGTTTCAAGTACTAAGCGGACCAGCATATGAAGTTTGTTGGAGTCAGCAGGGTCATATATTGGCTACTTCCTGGAAACAGATATCTATTTACGTTAAAGACGAAGGATTGCGTACTGAGACTAttgtaaagaaaacagAACATGCTGATTCAAATCATCAACCCGCAGTCTCTATAGAGGAGTCTAAAGAGGCAGTGGAGAGTACCTCACAGTCTTCTGAAataagttttaaattaataaaagtgATCGAAGGACACCACACTTTCGTCGGTGGCCTAGCTTTCGACCCAATGGGTCAATTCCTCGCATCACAAAGTTTCGATCATACACTTAAAGTATGGAAGCTGTCTACCTTTGGGGTCGAAAAAAGTATTGCAAAGCCGTTCGAGCAGATGCCTACCGGGAATCGCTTTTTACGACTTTCATGGTCTCCCGATGGCGCTCATATTGCTTCTGTGAACGCAGTCAACGAAGGAGCATATGTCATAGCTATCGTTCAAAGAGACACTTGGACTTATGACATTAATTTGGTAGGTCATCAAGGCCCCTTGGAATGTGCAACCTTTAACCCATATCTATATGAAGATCCATTTCAGAAATCCATAATAGCAAGTGCTGCTCATGACGGCTGTGTAAGTATCTGGAACACCGCATGCGCAAGACCTATGGCTGTTATTCATGAGTTGTCCTGCTCATCATTTGTTGATTTACAATGGTCGACATCTGGTTTTGAGTTGTACGGTGTTTCGTTGGACGGTAACTTGATGCTGTTACAATTTGAGGAATCAGAGTTCGGGGAAAAAATGGATACGATACATTACCCTGATGATCTATCTTACTTTAATAGTTCTCGGTCAAAAGCAcatgttaataaaaatgctGCGGCAGACCGTACCACTTCACCTACACAAGGGCAACCGGAGTCTCCTTCCAAATCTATTTTATTGAGACCTCCTCCTTCTATTGCATCATCTCCAGAGTCAAAGAGACGAAAGTGCCCAAAAAAGTTTGTTGCGAGGCCTCCTGTTCCTCACCCAACATCCCTTTATTCCCAAATCAGAATTGGCTGTCCTTATTTGAAACCTAAACTTGTAATATCAAAGTCATTTGGTACATTGATAGTCAAGAATCACAACCAGTTATCTTTGTTAAAGTGTACTTTTTCCAATCTAGATGGAAATGACTGTTCTTGGTTTTCATATCTTCCCAATGCTATTGTTCTGGCCAATGGAACCAGCGTTTTTTGGGCAGTTGCAACCGAAGATTCAtctatatacatatattcTCCAGCTGGGAGGTTGCTTTTACCACCAGTTGTTGTAGCTGCAACTCCTTGTTTCTTAGAATGTTGTGGTGACTTTTTGTGTTGCATAGTTTCCACGGGTTTGCTATATATATGGAATatcaaaaactttgaaGCTATACATTCACCTGTGAGTACACTTCCTTTGtttcattcaaatttttcagtTAGTAAGATTGCACGGGGTCCTTCtattgaacaattttttgtaactAAGCAAGGTCACCCGGTTGCTATCATGAGCGATGGTAATGCTTTTGCATTTATAAGAGACAGCAGCTCCTGGCTTCGTGTTAGTGAAGGCTGGTGGATGATAGGTAGTCAGTATTGGGGTCCATTAGCCTCTGAATCCAATGAAGAAAGTCCGCTTGGTTTCCTTGAGCGTTGCACGGACGAGGAAATTATTAAAGCTGGTCGCGGTCGCTTTTTACAAAGGCTTGTTAAAGCATTAATGCTGAGACAAGGCTATGACAATTATGAAATGCTGGTCAGTATCAGACATCTGGAAAATCGATTAATGAGTTCTGCAAAACTAGACTTGGAATATGACTTTCgtgaaaatttaattttatacgccaaaaaaattgctgaaGAAGGTATGAAAGATAAAATGGATGAATTATGCAAAGAACTATTAGGTCCTTTAAGGATACCACATAATGGTATTGATACAGTCAAGGTAGGAAATCGACTTTGGAGTCCTACGATTGCTggtaataataaaagaaatttattgaaagatATTATAATTCATACAGCAAAATACCGAGATATGCAACGAATTACTTCTCAATATTCTGACTTATTACGACGATCTGCACTTTTATAG
- the gpt2 gene encoding UDP-N-acetylglucosamine--dolichyl-phosphate N-acetylglucosaminephosphotransferase produces the protein MIESCFNVGIWATGLALLMNQGQSPLLSNVGLSVLAYKATAMFIPRVGPSFIKRGFSGKDMNKVEKYVIPETMGAVSALVYFMCMIIFIPVLFYKYLVPNHNPNLPSDGSVAEVAKSQFPHDLLGAYLSALLSILSVSLLGILDDLFDIRWRHKFFLPAIAAIPLLVVYYVDYGVTYVSVPSIVRPFLKRSLINLGFLYYFYMAAVAIFCPNSINIIAGVNGVEAGQSLVLALVIACNDLFYVLSPKNKDALRAHLLSLYLVLPLIGVTAGLLKYNWWPSRVFVGDTFCYFAGMVMAVVGILGHFSKTLMLFFIPQIFNFALSVPQLFGLVECPRHRLPKLNVKTGLLENSYTEFSLNEHPLPKKTLLTISIFEKLRLIRVEYDPSTGRPLRCTNFTIINFVLYHLGPMREDHLTICIMGLQLLTGIFGLIIRHFVAPLVYPEDNI, from the coding sequence ATGATAGAGTCCTGTTTTAATGTGGGAATATGGGCTACAGGTTTGGCTTTGTTGATGAACCAAGGTCAATCTCCGCTACTTTCTAATGTTGGTCTCTCTGTCTTAGCATACAAAGCTACAGCAATGTTCATTCCTAGAGTAGGACCCTCCTTTATTAAACGAGGCTTTTCGGGGAAGGACATGAATAAAGTAGAGAAATATGTAATACCTGAAACAATGGGAGCAGTTTCTGCATTGGTATATTTTATGTGTATGATTATATTTATACCGGTACTATTTTATAAGTACTTGGTACCTAATCATAACCCGAATCTTCCATCCGATGGATCTGTCGCCGAGGTTGCCAAATCCCAGTTTCCACATGATCTTTTGGGCGCTTATTTGTCTGCCCTCCTTTCAATTCTGTCGGTTTCTTTACTTGGAATTCTTGATGATTTATTCGATATTCGATGGAGGcataaattctttttaccAGCAATTGCCGCTATCCCATTGTTGGTTGTTTACTACGTTGACTATGGAGTTACTTATGTGTCCGTTCCTAGCATTGTAAGAccatttttaaagagaTCTCTTATCAACTTGGGTTTTctttattacttttataTGGCTGCGGTTGCGATTTTTTGTCCAAACAGTATTAACATTATTGCTGGAGTAAATGGTGTTGAGGCAGGCCAATCGCTTGTTCTTGCTCTTGTTATTGCTTGCAATGATTTGTTTTATGTACTCTCTCCCAAAAATAAGGATGCATTAAGAGCTCATCTCCTTTCCCTTTATCTAGTCTTGCCTCTTATAGGTGTCACTGCTGGGCTTCTAAAATACAATTGGTGGCCTTCGCGAGTGTTTGTAGGTGATACGTTTTGCTATTTTGCAGGAATGGTAATGGCAGTTGTTGGAATTTTAGGTCATTTCTCTAAGACACTTATGCTCTTTTTTATCCctcaaattttcaattttgcGCTTTCCGTTCCACAGCTTTTTGGATTGGTTGAATGTCCCCGTCATCGACTTCCTAAACTAAATGTGAAAACTGGATTGTTGGAAAACTCCTACACAGAATTCTCTCTAAACGAGCATCCTTTACCTAAAAAGACTTTGCTGactatttctatttttgaaaaattacgATTGATTCGGGTTGAGTACGATCCTAGCACCGGGCGCCCGCTCAGGTGTACGAACTttacaattattaattttgttttgtatcATCTGGGCCCAATGAGGGAAGACCATTTAACAATATGTATAATGGGATTGCAATTACTTACCGGAATATTCGGTTTAATTATCAGGCATTTTGTCGCTCCTTTAGTGTATCCTGAAGATAACATATAA
- the zng1 gene encoding nucleotide-binding domain-containing protein CobW/HypB/UreG, which yields MDFEIENESEIPQLVDVEEVNTQPHSETLSVPTVSSNNDIDSFEQQSDFLLVDHDSTLDPVPVTILTGFLGAGKTSLLRSILENRNGKRVAVLMNEVGDSGDLERSLMEDVGGEELYEEWVALSNGCMCCTVKDNGIKALEKIMRQKGRFDNIVIETTGIANPGPLAQTFWLDDALKSDVKLDGIVTVIDCKNIDNILKDESDIGFIQISHADCLILNKTDLISSEALSVVRQTILKINCLAKIIETTYGRLDDISEILDLDAYGNENTSNLEWSIQRSNDSNINCSTCLDVDCQHLHSLDTHSLDISTHTFKLPPLMSKEVFQQFLQWVRHTLWSCLEEGEDEEFMIYRSKGIFNKDDGSWYIFQGVREVFEIMPLSEKPRAFLEKDIHPEIILIGRNLHRISPFVVGNQ from the coding sequence ATGGactttgaaattgaaaacgaGTCGGAAATTCCACAGCTGGTTGACGTTGAAGAGGTTAACACACAACCGCATTCGGAAACATTAAGCGTACCTACGGTTTCGTCCAATAATGATATTGATTCATTTGAGCAGCAATCAGATTTTCTTCTAGTTGATCATGACTCTACCTTGGACCCAGTCCCTGTCACAATACTGACGGGCTTTTTGGGTGCCGGTAAAACTTCTTTGCTACGGTCAATTCTTGAAAATCGAAATGGTAAAAGGGTTGCTGTATTAATGAATGAGGTGGGTGATTCGGGAGACCTTGAAAGGAGCTTAATGGAGGATGTTGGAGGAGAAGAACTTTATGAAGAGTGGGTGGCTCTTTCAAATGGGTGCATGTGTTGCACTGTGAAAGACAATGGGATTAAagctttggaaaaaattatgagGCAAAAGGGGAGATTTGATAACATTGTAATTGAAACAACGGGTATAGCCAATCCTGGTCCTCTTGCTCAAACATTTTGGTTGGACGACGCGTTGAAAAGCGATGTCAAGTTAGATGGCATCGTTACTGTTATtgattgtaaaaatatagATAATATCTTAAAGGATGAAAGTGATATTggttttattcaaatttcaCATGCTGATTGTTTGATCTTAAACAAAACAGATCTTATTTCTTCTGAAGCATTATCTGTGGTACGTCAAACTATATTGAAGATCAATTGCTTAGCGAAGATTATTGAAACAACATATGGACGGTTGGATGACATTTCTGAAATTTTGGACTTGGATGCATACGGCAACGAAAATACTTCTAATCTTGAGTGGTCGATTCAAAGGAGCAATGATAGCAATATTAATTGTTCTACTTGTTTGGACGTGGATTGCCAACATTTGCATTCTCTCGATACGCATAGCCTTGATATCTCAACTCATACTTTTAAACTGCCCCCACTAATGTCGAAAGAGGTTTTTCAGCAATTTCTACAATGGGTTCGTCATACACTTTGGTCTTGTTTGGAGGAAGGGGAAGACGAGGAGTTTATGATTTATCGAAGtaaaggaatttttaataaagacGATGGCTCTTGGTACATCTTTCAGGGTGTTCGCGAAGTATTCGAAATTATGCCGCTGTCGGAGAAGCCTCGAgcatttttagaaaaggaTATCCATCCCGAAATTATCCTAATTGGGCGTAATCTACATCGAATATCTCCTTTCGTCGTCGGAAACCAATAA
- the naa30 gene encoding NatC N-acetyltransferase complex catalytic subunit Naa30 — MVTIVPYSHQYLKDICQLIQKDLSEPYSKYVYRYFVHQWPEFSFVALDNDRFIGAVICKQDVHRGTTLRGYIAMLAIVKEYRGQGIATKLTQASLDVMKNRGAQEIVLETEVDNEAAMSFYERLGFCRYKRLYRYYLNGTDAFRYILYPN, encoded by the exons ATGGTGACAATTGTCCCATACAGTCAccaatatttaaaagatataTGTCAGcttattcaaaaagatttgaGTGAGCCATATAGTAAATATGTGTATCGTTATTTTGTGCACCAATG GCCAGAATTCAGTTTTGTTGCTTTAGATAATGATCGATTTATTGGAGCTGTAATATGCAAACAAGATGTTCATAGAGGGACGACGCTTAGAGGTTATATAGCAATGCTGGCCATAGTAAAAGAATACAGGGGACAAGGAATCGCTACTAAATTGACTCAAGCTAGTCTGGatgtaatgaaaaatagAGGTGCCCAGGAAATTGTTTTGGAAACAGAGGTGGATAATGAGGCAGCCATGTCTTTTTATGAAAGACTCGGGTTTTGTCGCTATAAACGTCTTTATCGTTATTATTTGAACGGCACTGATGCATTTCGATACATCTTGTACCCGAATTGA
- the atg9 gene encoding autophagy-associated protein Atg9 codes for MFYQPAQNKKQYDDLADIEAQNNVPNTQEVLEAWQESLDSDEDESSPLEESNGFTISEHDDFVKSVPRKNNPTDLLYSGKLLDSDEPPSVHGNSSKVPSKHPSPSFPETTSLRNLQNGSKQKPALPNFNDPHFYNEDVTRSGHPNRSIYTQLPRNEFSNARVLWNRLSARDRVLWRWANVENLDSFLQQVYTYYTGKGLSCIIVHRLFQILTVSFVIGFTTFITSCIDWPAVTPHGSLAGVTKSQCIAQMSPITYLVLWLFLSFLLALWIYYLTDIPRLWQMREFYIHALKIATADMPTVSWQRVLYRLLKLKNVNALTAEDGRVVSLHNMKRLDAYAIANRIMRKDNYFIALINNGIINIELPLLHRRILTHTTEWNINWCIFNFVFDEQGQLRSAFRNPNSRKRLSEELRRRFIVAGFLNCLFAPIVAIYLVIHNFFRYFNEYHKNPGALSTRRYTPLALWTFREYNELQHFFDERINDSYAAASHYVSQFPDFNMIRLFKYISFILGSFTAILVIITVFDPELMVTFEITKDRSVLFYLGLFGSLIAVSRSIIPDETLVFAPEKALRRVITFTHYMPGWWSDNMHSKAVQQEFCSLYSYRIVNLLWEILGILLTPVLLFFTFPSCSQDIVDFFREHTINVEGVGYVCSYAVFQDNPPYESVASLVQSRKISPLIQNKPELSRISFYEQFNTEAPRRDLR; via the coding sequence ATGTTTTATCAGCCGgctcaaaacaaaaagcaatATGACGATCTTGCTGATATAGAAGCTCAAAATAATGTTCCTAATACCCAAGAAGTTTTAGAGGCATGGCAAGAGTCTTTAGACAGTGATGAGGACGAGTCTTCGCCACTTGAGGAATCCAACGGCTTTACAATATCTGAACATGACGATTTCGTAAAAAGCGTTCCAAGAAAGAATAATCCAACGGATTTGCTGTATTCTGGAAAGCTTCTGGACTCAGACGAGCCTCCATCTGTTCATggaaattcttcaaaagtACCCTCGAAACACCCCAGTCCTTCCTTTCCTGAAACTACTTCTCTGAGGAACCTGCAAAATGGTTCAAAGCAAAAACCAGCACTCCCCAATTTTAACGATCCccatttttataatgaaGATGTCACTCGCTCTGGACATCCTAATCGATCTATTTATACTCAGCTTCCTCGTAACGAATTTTCCAACGCTCGCGTTCTTTGGAATCGTTTAAGTGCCCGGGATCGGGTTCTTTGGAGATGGGCAAACGTAGAAAATTTGGATAGCTTTCTTCAGCAAGTTTATACTTACTACACTGGTAAAGGATTGTCTTGTATAATTGTTCACCGActatttcaaattttgacaGTTTCATTTGTTATTGGTTTTACCACATTCATAACTAGTTGCATAGATTGGCCTGCTGTGACACCCCATGGTTCACTGGCTGGTGTCACAAAGTCTCAATGCATTGCACAAATGTCGCCAATAACGTATCTTGTTTTGTggctttttttaagttttcttttggcaCTTTGGATATATTATCTTACTGATATTCCAAGGTTATGGCAAATGCGTGAGTTTTATATTCATGCCTTAAAAATTGCTACCGCAGATATGCCAACAGTATCTTGGCAAAGGGTTTTATATCgtttattgaaattaaagaatgtAAATGCTCTTACTGCTGAGGATGGAAGGGTAGTGTCTCTTCATAACATGAAACGCCTGGATGCTTATGCAATTGCAAATCGTATAATGAGAAAAGACAATTACTTCATTGCACTGATAAATAATGgaataattaatattgaGCTTCCTCTCTTGCACAGGAGAATACTCACACATACCACGGAATGGAACATAAATTGGTGCATATTCAATTTCGTTTTCGATGAGCAAGGTCAGCTTCGTAGTGCTTTTCGAAATCCTAACTCCCGGAAAAGGCTTTCTGAAGAATTACGTCGTCGATTCATCGTCGCTGGTTTCCTCAATTGCCTTTTTGCGCCAATCGTTGCAATTTACTTAGTAATTCACAATTTCTTCCGctattttaatgaatatcATAAAAATCCAGGCGCGTTGAGTACAAGAAGATACACTCCATTAGCTTTATGGACTTTTCGTGAATACAATGAGTTAcaacatttttttgatgaacGCATTAATGATAGCTATGCGGCCGCATCTCATTATGTATCTCAGTTCCCTGACTTTAACATGATTAGGTTATTCAAATACatatcatttattttaggAAGTTTTACTGCGATTTTAGTAATAATCACAGTTTTTGATCCTGAATTAATGGtaacttttgaaataactAAAGATCGATCTGTACTTTTTTATCTTGGTCTTTTCGGATCTCTTATAGCAGTTTCGCGCTCAATAATACCTGATGAAACTTTGGTTTTTGCTCCGGAAAAAGCTTTAAGGCGCGTAATCACTTTTACACATTACATGCCAGGATGGTGGTCTGATAACATGCATAGTAAAGCTGTTCAACAAGAGTTCTGTTCTCTATATTCATATCGCATAGTTAATCTTCTTTGGGAGATTCTTGGAATTTTGCTGACACCCGtattgttgtttttcaCTTTTCCTTCCTGCAGTCAAGATATTGTGGATTTCTTCAGAGAACATACTATAAACGTTGAAGGCGTTGGGTACGTCTGTAGTTACGCTGTTTTCCAGGACAACCCGCCTTATGAGTCTGTCGCTTCTTTGGTACAATCACGTAAAATAAGCCCTCTAATTCAAAATAAACCAGAACTTTCTCGCATCAGCTTTTACGAACAATTTAATACGGAAGCACCTAGAAGGGATCTTcgttaa
- the met3 gene encoding cystathionine gamma-synthase codes for MSANISYLVNPPTEVGSSIPADTEHAISVTLPTWKSNVGYEEGDPNVTTKMKSGYPRFFISAHVKDCISIIKKFPEIEILKLKDYDMFLYPSLSVAKQSAAFLESKGPIDSAEVIIYDATKGLRKHLDSIDRNRKYTEEIHIPQVYSVLFPSKYFGIAKQFWQHTGDGISSRRAAAFLHSYKKIQSISEFLVAQRSISHLKSKSRSRYASHPDLQALNTWMTNEGNQANDEMEDVSLYLEERYGRNLDLSLATAAKLVLRRRIAGTLKDEVDLQKALPKEGSQYLREVKGLSHDDVFLFPTGMSAIYNTHRILRLVLDDSRKSVCFGFCYVDTLKILQKWGSGCYFYGLGNDEQLDEFEKRLESGEKVMALFCEFPSNPLLNSPDLVRIRKLADSYDFAVVVDETIGNFVNVEVLPLADVVVSSLTKIFSGDSNVMGGSMVLNPSSRYYSRIKDAMKALYEDLLYDEDALTLERNSRDFAERSQVINHNAETICNLLYQNPKIKTLYYPKYNTSKEHFEACRRENGGYGGLLSVVFHNPEDARQFYDKIQVAKGPSLGTNFTLASPYAILAHYQELDWAGENGIDRNLVRVSVGMEPSEHLKNVFINALS; via the coding sequence atgtCTGCAAATATTTCTTACCTAGTCAATCCACCTACAGAGGTCGGTTCATCAATTCCAGCTGATACTGAACATGCCATTTCAGTTACTTTACCTACATGGAAATCCAATGTTGGATATGAAGAGGGAGATCCTAATGTAACTACTAAAATGAAGTCAGGATATCCGAGGTTCTTTATAAGCGCACACGTCAAGGATTGCATTAGCAtcataaagaaatttccaGAGATTGAGATTTTGAAGCTAAAGGACTACGATATGTTTTTGTATCCTTCATTATCCGTTGCTAAGCAAAGTGCAGCTTTTCTTGAAAGTAAAGGACCTATAGACTCTGCGGAAGTCATTATTTATGATGCCACGAAGGGACTGCGAAAACATCTTGATTCAATTGACCGAAATCGCAAATATACTGAAGAAATACACATACCTCAGGTTTATTCTGTATTGTTTCCATCCAAATACTTTGGGATTGCCAAGCAATTCTGGCAACATACGGGGGACGGTATTTCAAGCAGACGCGCAGCTGCTTTTCTGCATTcctacaaaaaaattcagtCTATTTCCGAATTTTTGGTTGCCCAGAGGTCTATTTCTCATCtcaaaagtaaaagcaGAAGCCGATATGCTTCCCATCCAGATCTACAGGCTTTGAATACTTGGATGACTAACGAAGGAAACCAAGCTAATGATGAAATGGAAGACGTATCCCTATATTTGGAGGAGAGATATGGGCGTAATTTAGATTTAAGTTTGGCTACAGCAGCTAAACTTGTTCTTCGACGACGTATCGCTGGTACCTTAAAAGATGAAGTTGATTTGCAAAAGGCTTTACCCAAAGAAGGGTCTCAGTATTTACGTGAAGTTAAAGGTTTAAGTCACGAcgatgtttttttatttcctaCTGGCATGAGTGCTATTTACAATACTCATCGCATATTAAGGTTGGTGCTTGATGATAGCCGTAAAAGTGTTTGTTTTGGTTTTTGTTATGTTGATaccttaaaaattttacagaAATGGGGATCTGGCTGCTACTTTTATGGACTAGGTAATGACGAGCAACTTGATGAGTTTGAGAAACGGTTAGAAAGTGGAGAGAAAGTTATGGCATTGTTTTGTGAGTTTCCATCAAATCCTCTTTTAAACTCTCCCGATTTGGTTCGTATTCGGAAATTAGCAGACAGTTATGATTTTGCTGTCGTGGTTGATGAAACAATTGGAAATTTTGTCAACGTTGAGGTTTTACCATTAGCAGATGTAGTTGTCAGCAGCCTCACAAAGATTTTTAGCGGTGATAGTAATGTAATGGGAGGTAGTATGGTTTTAAATCCGTCAAGTCGTTACTACTCTCGAATAAAAGATGCTATGAAGGCTCTTTATGAAGACTTATTATATGATGAGGATGCTTTGACATTAGAAAGAAATAGCAGAGATTTTGCTGAACGTTCACAAGTGATAAACCATAACGCGGAAACAATTTGTAATTTGCTTTATCAAAACCctaaaattaaaactcTATACTATCCCAAATACAATACATCAAAAGAGCATTTTGAAGCTTGCCGGAGAGAAAATGGAGGTTATGGTGGTCTTTTGTCTGTCGTTTTCCACAATCCTGAAGATGCGCGCCAATTTTACGACAAAATCCAAGTAGCAAAAGGTCCCTCACTTGGTACAAATTTTACGTTGGCTTCTCCCTATGCAATTTTAGCTCACTACCAAGAGTTGGATTGGGCTGGTGAGAATGGCATAGATAGAAACCTTGTTCGTGTCAGCGTTGGAATGGAACCCAGCGAACACCtgaaaaatgtttttataaatgcTCTTTCATAA
- the amo1 gene encoding nuclear rim protein Amo1, producing the protein MVVCKYFLQNRCRYGTNCKNQHTVPSNGQNAFSKVNVFRPENGRPPIWVQRRLKRSDLDNLLPNRRMKDINDDLKNAKPQWPFTGYSVVENLPSIYEGDVSPEELRWWAYQAKATNNMQAYEQRQKQLMDDVEAKAAAVKRSPAAAFDEMRNKLVGKTNYKSIFDKSTSNSTVTSNQFNKPTQNSPFNSFSNNNNSFNNNQQANDIFGAPTTSAFTSQLNASPFSQNTSSNSFTGSNPVQNNPSSFGSSSFGSATSGPSAFGGISQPNSSFVNSGQGIPNSSFSSFSQVASGFSQSQNVNDPSSIFGPTVASGFGIQNQPQQSAFQNLNTQFSLPNNSQPVFGHTSLTQPVNPNGFTVQPPATFMQQPQGPFVPPNTTFESPFANVTSKISASGFSNDNPANKNIIQTPMFGSSNTIDGPINPIGASSIQTLDDQVEMSNSNQNLAFPPEMIQQFEAQDFIPGKVPTTAPPPQFC; encoded by the exons ATGGTCGTTTGTAAGtatttccttcaaaatCGGTGCAGGTATGGTACCAATTGTAAAAATCAACATACGGTACCTTCTAATGGACAAAATGCATTTTCTAAGGTTAATGTCTTTCGTCCAGAGAATGGACGACCTCCAATATGGGTACAAAGGCGTTTGAAGAGAAGCGATTTAGATAATTTGCTTCCCAATAGAAGAATGAAGGATATTAACGACGATCTTAAAAACGCAAAACCACAATGGCCTTTTACAGGTTATTCAGTAGTTGAGAATCTACCATCAATTTATGAAGGCGATGTTTCGCCTGAAGAATTGCGGTGGTGGGCATATCAGGCTAAAGCGACAAACAATATGCAAGCATATGAACAACGCCAGAAACAGTTGATGGATGATGTAGAAGCAAAAGCAGCAGCCGTTAAACGGTCGCCTGCTGCTGCTTTCGATGAAATGAGAAATAAACTCGTCGGAAAGACAAATTATAagtcaatttttgataagTCTACTAGCAATTCAACGGTTACGTCTAATCAGTTCAACAAGCCAACTCAAAATAGTCctttcaattctttttcaaataacaataattctttcaataacAATCAGCAAGCAAACGATATTTTTGGCGCCCCTACGACTTCTGCATTTACATCGCAATTAAATGCGTCTCcattttctcaaaataCATCCTCAAATTCATTTACGGGAAGTAATCCAGTCCAAAACAACCCATCTTCTTTTGGTTCGTCTAGTTTTGGTTCGGCAACCTCAGGGCCATCAGCATTTGGGGGAATATCTCAGCCAAATTCGTCATTTGTTAATTCCGGACAAGGGATTCCTAACTCATCATTCTCCTCGTTTTCACAAGTTGCTTCTGGGTTTTCACAAAGTCAAAATGTGAATGATCCAAGTTCGATTTTCGGTCCTACTGTTGCCAGCGGTTTTGGAATACAGAATCAGCCTCAGCAATcagcttttcaaaatttgaatactCAATTCTCGCTTCCTAATAATTCACAACCAGTTTTTGGTCATACATCTTTAACACAACCAGTGAACCCAAATGGTTTTACTGTTCAGCCCCCTGCTACTTTTATGCAACAACCTCAAGGCCCTTTTGTTCCGCCTAATACTACTTTTGAATCTCCATTTGCCAATGTAACCTCTAAAATATCCGCTTCAGGATTTTCTAACGATAATCCTgctaacaaaaatataatccAAACTCCTATGTTTGGATCTTCTAACACAATTGAcg GTCCGATTAATCCAATAGGTGCTTCTTCTATCCAAACTTTGGATGATCAAGTAGAAATGAGTAATTCCAATCAAAATCTCGCATTTCCCCCAGAAATGATTCAGCAATTTGAAGCTCAAGATTTCATTCCCGGAAAAGTTCCAACAACAGCCCCTCCACCacaattttgttaa